AAGAGGGGATGGCGGATACTGATCTGGGCGTTGCGCCAGGCCGGTACCAGCACATGGCCCGGATTGTTGCGATCATGCTCCAGCATGCTCTCGTGGAAACCCAGTTCCCGCGCCTCGCCCGGTGTGACGCTCTTGACCTGGGCCACCTCGGCCAGCACTTCGCGCATGATATCGGGCTTGCTGGCGTCGAGGTCGTAACGCTGCCAGCGTTCAGGACGCTTGCGCAGCTGCTGCAGGGAAACGTCTTCGCGGCGGGTCTCAATAGGCAGCAGGAGCAGGTAGTCCTTGCCTTCGGTGCGATCATAGAACAGCTCAGTCGGGCACATCGTGGTGCGACCGGCCTGGGAGGGCAGCATGCGCTGGCCGTACTCGGAGAAGAAGAGCGCGTTGATCAGCTCCGTCTTGCCCCGGGAATACTCACCGACGAAGGCAATCGTCAGTTCGTCTTCAATCAATAGCTCCAGGCCGCGGCGGATGCGCTGGCTGACATCGTCGGAGAACAGGTCATTGTCCTGCAGCCAGAGACGGTAGCGGGAGATTTGACGAATAAGTTCCTTCTTCCAGGTGTGGTAGGCCTCCACCTGGTGGGTCAAGCTTCCAGTTGCGTTCATGGCCAGTGCTCCGTGAAGGTGATATTTGCGACTTCAGTTGGCCTGCCCGTCCTTAGGGCAAGGCGCGACTCGCAGGCAATGGCCGCAGCCCTTGGCAAGAGGCGTAACGCAGTCCTAAGGTCGGACAGACCAACCCGCAGGGCAACCCTGTGGTGCTTCGCCACGGCGTTGCAGGCCTTGGCAAGGGCCGAGGCCATTCCCTGCGTCCTGCGTCTTGCGGCGAAGCACCACAGGGATGCTGAAGCCGTAAATATCACCTTCACGGAGCACTAACCTTCTGCGCGAATTCTCAGTCTGCGGAGACGCCGGAGTGCTCGTAGTGGGGTTGGTTGCAGCGCTAGATCACCCGTAATGCGAACCTTTCCTGCGGTCCTTTATTTTGAATACCTGTGTACTGTCTTTTCGATGTCCTGCACCTGCGTCGTCTCTTAAGACAGTTCCGGCTTATTCTAGCCATGGTAGGACGCGCGAAAAGGTGGCTCTGTGATCTGTTGCCGGTTTTCGCCCCTGGTTACCGCCAATTTATCGGCAGGGCATAGATAATTTATTGAAAATCAGTTAGCTGGCGGGACAAGCTTGGCGTGTGGTTTTTTGCGTAATTATGTAAGTGTTTGTTGGGGCGGGCAATTGGATGGCTGGGCGTGTGGCAGGCGCCGCTCAAAGAGCGACGCCGATATTGCCGAGGCCGACGCCTCGGGCCATATGTTCGATCACGATGGACACGACGTTGAGGATCAGGAACACCACGATCGGCGAGAGATCCAGTCCGCCAACCGCCGGCATGACGTTGCGGACTGGACGCATCACCGGTTCGGTGAGTTGGCCAATCAACTGGATCGCGGGGTGTGGGCTGCCGGGTGCAATCCAACTGATAATGACAATGGCCAGCACCGACCAGAAGTAGATCTTAACGATCAGCCCCAGGACGGTCACCACCGACCAGGCCAGCAAGGTCAGCGGATTGATGGCCGGCAGGCCATTGTTCAGGGCGATCAGGATCAGCAGGAAGGTGATGGTTTGGATGATGATCGCAAGCACGAGTGAGGCGCCATCAATGCCGCCCCAACCCGGAATCACCTTGCGTAGCGGACGCAGGGGCGGGTTGGTGGCCTTGACCACGAACTGGCTGATGGGGTTATAGAAGTCCGCCCGTGCCAGTTGCAACAGGAAGCGCAGCAGGACGATGGTGAGGTAGAAGGTCGATAGAATCTGTAACGTCGTAATCAGAATCTGCGCCAGCATATCAGGCTCCGTGCTCAGGTGTCGGCGTCAATAATGCGGTCGCATAGGGTGAATTTCCACCTCTATGCACAAACTTACTCGTCTTTGCTCAATTCTTTGGCGAGTTCGCCTGAGCGTTTGAAAGCGGCCTGGCCGGCCTTCTGGACCAGTTCGCGCAGGCCGCCTTCCTCAAAGGTCTTGATCGCCTGTTCGGTGGTGCCGCCGGGGGACATGACGTTGCGTTTGAGTTGCGCCGGCTCGTCCGGCCCTCGCGCGGCCATTTCAGCGGCACCGGCCATGGTCTGGATCGCCAGTTGGCGCGCGGTCATTGCGTCCAGGCCATTGCTGATGGCCGCTTCTTCCAGCGCTTCCAGTATCAGGAAAAAGTAGGCGGGGCCACTGCCTGACAGGGCGGTGACCGAGTGCAGCAGGTCCTCATTGTCCACCCAAACCGCGACACCGATGCTTTCGAAAATGGCCGTAACTGCATCGCGTTGCTCGCTACCAACTTCGTCGGTAGCGTAGAGGCCGGCCGCGCCCTTGCCGACCAGCGATGGCGTGTTGGGCATGACGCGTACCACCGGTAGGCCGCCGCCAAGCCACTGGTCCAGGGTGGCGGATTCCAGCCCGGCGGCGATTGAAACCATTAGCGGCCGGGTATTCTGCACCACTGGGGCGATGTCCTGGCAGACGGCCCGCATGACCTGGGGTTTGACTGCGAGCACGATGATGTCGGCTTGCTGGGCGCAATGGCGGTTGTCGGTGGTGACGCTGACGCCGAAGCGATTGCGGATTTTCTGCAGGTGATCATCGTCTGGGGCGCTGACCCAGATATTATCGGCGTTGTAACCGTTCTCGAGCATGCCGCCAATAATGGCGCTCGCCATGTTGCCGGCACCAATGAATGCAATCGTCTGGGATGTGCTCACGCTGGAACTCCGTCAGTCTGGTAAAAAGGTCAATCTGGATGCAAAAGTTCTGGCTACAAAACAAGGGCGTCTGGAACCCGATAATAACAGCAGACTAGCTATCGCGGGCACCAAACAGTGCTGTGCCGACACGCACGATGGTGGCACCTTCCTCAATCGCCGTCTCCATGTCGTCGCTCATACCCATCGACAGGGTGTCGAGACCTTCGGCGTCGGGGTTCGCCTCGCGCAGTTGGTTTAGTGCCGTTGCAAGTGCGCGGAAGCTTTCTCGCAGGCTTGCCTCGGACTGGTCGGGGTCGGGTATGGCCATCAGTCCCCTCAGTCTCAGGCCTGGCAGCTGAATGACGTCTTCGGCCAACTGGGGAATCGATGTCAGTGTCGCACCGGCCTTGGTGTCTTCGTTGTCGACGTTGACCTGAAGGCAGATATTCAGCGGCGGTTTACTCTCGGGGCGTTGGTCGCTCAGGCGGCGGGCGATCTTGAGGCGGTCGACGCTGTGGACCCAGTCGAAGTGAGCGGCGATGTCCCGCGTCTTGTTGGACTGGATCGGGCCGATGAAGTGCCATTCCAGATTGCGCAGGTCGGCCAGGGCGGCCATCTTCTCCAGCGCCTCCTGCACGTAATTTTCGCCGAACGAAAGTTGTCCTGCCGCTGCCGCCGCACGAATGTCCTCGGGTGGTTTTCGCTTGCTTACAGCCAGGAGTCGAACGCTCTCAGGAGGCCGGTTGGCGGCCTTTGTTGCTTTTTGTATGCGTCGGGTTACGCCCCCAATATTGTCTGCTATGCTGCCCATTCAGAACCTCTGGTCGAAACTTGCGCCCATTCTGGCTTGGTCTCAAAGGGGACACAAGACGGGCTCGAGTTGGAGCTGCAAAAGCGTCTCCGGAGCTGTGCGGTGAAATCGACACCGGTTAGCGTTCAGCTATCCGATACCAAAGAAACAACCAAGTTATAGCAACAACAGAACCAAGAAAAAGCCTTCCGAGGAATTCTGATGGATATAACTGAACTCCTGGCCTTCTCGGCGAAACAGGGCGCGTCGGACTTGCACCTGTCTGCCGGACTGCCACCGATGATCCGTGTCGACGGCGATGTGCGGCGGAT
The window above is part of the Marinobacter nanhaiticus D15-8W genome. Proteins encoded here:
- a CDS encoding YggT family protein — protein: MLAQILITTLQILSTFYLTIVLLRFLLQLARADFYNPISQFVVKATNPPLRPLRKVIPGWGGIDGASLVLAIIIQTITFLLILIALNNGLPAINPLTLLAWSVVTVLGLIVKIYFWSVLAIVIISWIAPGSPHPAIQLIGQLTEPVMRPVRNVMPAVGGLDLSPIVVFLILNVVSIVIEHMARGVGLGNIGVAL
- a CDS encoding YggS family pyridoxal phosphate-dependent enzyme — protein: MGSIADNIGGVTRRIQKATKAANRPPESVRLLAVSKRKPPEDIRAAAAAGQLSFGENYVQEALEKMAALADLRNLEWHFIGPIQSNKTRDIAAHFDWVHSVDRLKIARRLSDQRPESKPPLNICLQVNVDNEDTKAGATLTSIPQLAEDVIQLPGLRLRGLMAIPDPDQSEASLRESFRALATALNQLREANPDAEGLDTLSMGMSDDMETAIEEGATIVRVGTALFGARDS
- the proC gene encoding pyrroline-5-carboxylate reductase, with amino-acid sequence MSTSQTIAFIGAGNMASAIIGGMLENGYNADNIWVSAPDDDHLQKIRNRFGVSVTTDNRHCAQQADIIVLAVKPQVMRAVCQDIAPVVQNTRPLMVSIAAGLESATLDQWLGGGLPVVRVMPNTPSLVGKGAAGLYATDEVGSEQRDAVTAIFESIGVAVWVDNEDLLHSVTALSGSGPAYFFLILEALEEAAISNGLDAMTARQLAIQTMAGAAEMAARGPDEPAQLKRNVMSPGGTTEQAIKTFEEGGLRELVQKAGQAAFKRSGELAKELSKDE